A stretch of Roseibium porphyridii DNA encodes these proteins:
- the addB gene encoding double-strand break repair protein AddB, with the protein MGERPSLFTVPPSVPFLKTLVDTLVDGSLLPGFRPLDDPLLLPRVTLYLPTRRAARLLPELFQQKFGGKPVLLPVIRPVGDADEDVQGLSGDADLEPLPPAIPLLERHLAMTRLVKAWKGMLRREALSLRSDEPLGLPASTADAAWLAADLLTLMDEVETEEADWSGLGGLVPEDHARYWQITLDFLQIVQTAWPAHLAELGRMDPKARRSALIRREAERLKSTAQKGPVIVAGVTGSVPATAELLKVVAELDQGLIVLPGLDHHLDERSWAALGERQAPAPGQIAAAKPASILPSHPQYSLKQLLIRLKASRADVVPLSSAGTPELQLREELVSEALRPADTSDGWTQYLQQRSGQDRAKALQDVAILTARNEADEALSVAIALREAIELGQTSALISADRMLTRRVAAELARWNIQVDDSAGRPLDQTAPAVLAILAAKLALEGCEPIDLLALLKHPLARLGLQAKDIRSAARALERGVLRGPRARPGTAGLKQAVEASREAATSASHVPRWKKVHDEDWDVIAGLVDRLASALEPLEEIANSSEPLDVTELARRHVDILQSVAVDEAGSVDELFAGEAGEALAGFLSGLLEAGSSGLEIVPREWSSVLPALMSGEAVRRRVPGDMRVQILGPMEARLQSFDFAVLGGLNEGVWPQRTRNDPWLNRPMKRDMGLEPPERRLGAAAHDFSQGLGAGRVLLTRAARADGAPTVASRWLQRLTTLAGPNIARVMEQQGARFTSLAGRLDRAPGPVTPATRPRPSPPLAARPKTLSITEIERLIRDPYAVYARHVLDLQPVEPIGGEPGAADKGNLVHDALANFLSNWKGPFDSSAVDALLEIGEELFRPLDAFPAIRALWWPRFQRIAAGFVGYEAIRSQTLERRYLEIGGGVDLKLPGFEFRLRGRADRIDLLEGGGLAVIDYKTGQVPSQKLVDALLAPQLPLEAAMIKRSGFKDVPADAPLTELLYLQLKGGLEPVIDVLRNPKDVELADLAEDAWTRLEQLIAHYADEKTGYLSRARVMRGRQMDGDFDHLARSQEWALGGDDPA; encoded by the coding sequence ATGGGTGAAAGACCGAGCCTCTTCACCGTTCCACCCTCCGTTCCGTTTCTGAAAACGCTGGTAGATACGCTGGTCGACGGGTCACTTTTGCCGGGGTTTCGGCCGCTTGATGACCCATTGCTTTTGCCTAGGGTCACGCTCTATCTGCCGACGCGTCGTGCGGCCCGGCTCTTGCCGGAACTGTTTCAGCAGAAGTTTGGCGGCAAACCTGTTCTTTTGCCTGTCATCCGTCCGGTCGGGGACGCCGATGAGGACGTTCAGGGCCTCAGCGGTGATGCCGATCTGGAGCCGCTTCCGCCTGCCATACCTCTTCTGGAGCGGCATCTGGCTATGACACGGCTGGTGAAGGCGTGGAAGGGAATGCTGCGTCGGGAGGCCTTGAGCCTGCGTTCGGACGAACCGTTGGGTCTGCCGGCATCGACTGCTGATGCGGCTTGGCTCGCCGCAGACCTTCTGACATTGATGGATGAAGTGGAAACGGAAGAGGCGGACTGGTCCGGGCTGGGTGGGCTGGTGCCGGAGGATCATGCGCGTTACTGGCAGATCACGTTGGATTTCCTCCAGATTGTCCAGACGGCTTGGCCGGCTCATTTGGCAGAGCTCGGCAGAATGGACCCAAAAGCGCGCCGTTCGGCACTGATCAGGCGAGAAGCTGAACGCCTTAAGTCAACTGCGCAAAAGGGGCCTGTCATTGTTGCTGGGGTCACTGGCTCCGTACCTGCAACTGCAGAGCTTCTGAAAGTGGTTGCCGAACTGGACCAGGGCCTCATTGTGCTGCCCGGCCTCGATCATCATCTTGATGAAAGGTCATGGGCAGCGCTCGGTGAACGTCAGGCCCCAGCGCCTGGCCAGATCGCGGCTGCAAAGCCGGCATCGATATTACCGTCTCATCCGCAATATTCGCTCAAACAATTGCTGATCCGTCTGAAGGCGTCACGCGCTGATGTTGTTCCGTTGAGCAGCGCCGGAACACCTGAGTTGCAGCTGCGTGAAGAGCTGGTGTCCGAGGCTCTCCGGCCAGCGGATACTTCTGACGGTTGGACACAATATCTTCAGCAGCGCTCCGGGCAGGATCGGGCGAAAGCGTTGCAGGATGTCGCAATTCTGACCGCTCGCAACGAGGCGGACGAAGCCTTGAGCGTCGCCATTGCCTTGCGGGAGGCGATTGAACTTGGTCAGACATCGGCACTGATATCTGCGGACAGGATGCTGACCCGGCGTGTCGCAGCCGAGTTGGCGCGCTGGAACATTCAGGTCGATGACAGTGCGGGCCGCCCCCTGGACCAGACTGCGCCTGCAGTGTTGGCGATCCTTGCCGCAAAACTCGCGCTGGAGGGGTGCGAACCGATCGACCTTTTGGCTCTTCTCAAACACCCCCTTGCACGGCTCGGATTGCAGGCAAAGGATATTCGCTCTGCTGCACGCGCGCTTGAACGTGGTGTCCTGCGAGGACCGAGGGCGCGCCCCGGCACTGCCGGTTTGAAACAAGCCGTTGAGGCCAGTCGGGAAGCTGCCACCAGTGCATCTCATGTGCCGCGCTGGAAGAAGGTTCATGATGAAGACTGGGATGTGATTGCTGGTCTTGTGGACCGTCTCGCCTCAGCTCTTGAGCCGCTGGAGGAGATTGCAAACAGCTCCGAACCTCTGGATGTCACAGAACTTGCCAGAAGACATGTGGACATTTTGCAGTCAGTTGCGGTGGATGAAGCCGGGTCGGTTGACGAGCTGTTCGCCGGAGAAGCAGGGGAAGCGCTCGCCGGCTTCTTGTCGGGTTTGCTGGAAGCCGGCTCGAGCGGTCTGGAAATCGTGCCGCGCGAATGGTCATCCGTCCTGCCTGCGTTGATGTCTGGTGAAGCTGTCCGCCGGCGTGTGCCAGGCGATATGCGCGTTCAGATCTTGGGTCCCATGGAAGCCCGCCTGCAGTCATTCGATTTCGCTGTCCTTGGTGGTTTGAACGAAGGTGTCTGGCCGCAACGGACCAGAAACGATCCCTGGTTGAACCGACCGATGAAAAGAGACATGGGGTTGGAACCTCCCGAGCGCCGGCTCGGCGCTGCGGCCCATGATTTTTCCCAAGGACTTGGTGCCGGACGTGTTCTCCTGACCCGTGCCGCCAGGGCGGATGGAGCACCGACCGTTGCCTCACGGTGGCTCCAGCGGCTGACGACTTTGGCCGGACCCAATATCGCCCGTGTCATGGAGCAGCAAGGCGCTCGCTTTACGTCTCTGGCAGGCCGGCTTGACCGGGCACCGGGGCCAGTTACGCCCGCAACAAGGCCGAGGCCAAGTCCGCCGCTCGCAGCACGGCCAAAGACTCTTTCGATCACCGAGATTGAACGCCTGATCAGAGATCCCTATGCGGTCTATGCCCGTCATGTTTTGGATCTCCAACCTGTTGAGCCGATTGGCGGTGAACCGGGCGCGGCGGACAAGGGCAACCTTGTTCACGATGCCTTGGCAAATTTCCTGTCGAACTGGAAAGGCCCATTCGACAGCAGTGCTGTTGACGCTCTTTTGGAGATTGGGGAAGAGCTCTTTCGACCGTTGGATGCATTCCCGGCGATACGCGCACTGTGGTGGCCGCGGTTCCAGCGCATCGCCGCAGGATTTGTCGGCTACGAAGCAATCCGGTCTCAGACACTGGAAAGACGGTATCTGGAAATTGGCGGAGGTGTTGACCTCAAGCTTCCGGGATTTGAGTTCCGGTTGCGCGGCCGCGCGGACAGGATTGACCTCCTGGAGGGAGGAGGTCTGGCAGTTATCGATTATAAAACCGGTCAGGTGCCGTCTCAGAAACTGGTTGATGCGCTTCTGGCTCCGCAATTGCCACTAGAAGCCGCAATGATCAAACGTTCCGGGTTCAAGGACGTTCCGGCAGACGCGCCATTGACCGAGTTGCTGTACCTGCAGCTGAAGGGGGGTCTGGAACCGGTCATAGACGTCCTGCGCAATCCCAAGGACGTTGAACTGGCGGATCTGGCAGAAGATGCATGGACCCGTCTTGAACAGCTCATTGCACATTATGCTGATGAAAAGACAGGCTATCTGTCGCGCGCAAGGGTGATGCGTGGCCGGCAGATGGACGGCGATTTCGATCACCTGGCACGTTCGCAGGAATGGGCTCTTGGCGGAGACGATCCGGCATGA
- the addA gene encoding double-strand break repair helicase AddA: protein MSGVDIPQLTKERQDRASRPRASAWVSANAGSGKTFVLSRRVVRLLLDGTDPSRILALTFTKAAAAEMATRVFKILGEWVTVEDEALARELEEIEGRKPSAARLALARRLFAKALETPGGLKIQTIHGFCEALLHQFPLEANVAGHFAVLDDRIAGELMAEARAVVLHKAEMEPESAFGTALNSVIDLMSDGGAQKALDELIQNRDAFRRWTVDAGDLERAIAELADLLEVDPTSRLDLFDLRFQNECSLDLDSCLSYAEALRTGAKTDQARADEIAAAARLENASAFREAWLPVFLTAKFEPRKSLATKKVAAEFPEMVDALVAEQARLLSLLAERRKVATYVGTMSLLRLADAVIRHYELAKTARGYLDFEDLVVKTATLLRKSDAAQWVQYKLDQGLDHILVDEAQDTSPRQWEVVQELASEFFAGSGAHERTRTLFAVGDEKQSIYSFQGAVPAYFDAMRRSFSQKAAAAEQEFHSVNLQLSFRSTPDVLGAVDKVFDEETAYRGLSQIAEAPKHEAIRKDPGIVDLWPLEAETEIAEPDDWRQPIDHVGSDNPMLKVARRIAGEISRWMRDGTADPGDVMILVRKRGPFVEALNRELKRLGIPAAGSDRLVLTDHIAVKDLSALGRFLLLPEDDLSLAAVLKSPLFGLDDEDLLEIARKSAADIRPGTLWQMLVKRSDTSEKWQNVRARLEEWRSRADFVPPFEFYARLLGADGGRQAFRARLGVEVDDVLDEFLALTVAYEQAAAPGLEGFLAWTAAAPTEIKRELTNTKGMVRIMTVHGSKGLEARIVILVDPGAAPVSAIHDPAFLPRKRLGNDLMPPALVWLPSKADRTVWHDEAIEDLRLAQEEEYRRLLYVALTRAEDRLIVCGWEPKRGAHENCWYSLVSRALKPDARELIDATGETNGWRWQKSSAEPTADARAGQEEADENAATSEALPGWLTTHVRALPKKKRLQPSRAFEAMEEKQGIEAIPALARLQAGRQPQSWPLERGRLIHRLLELLPDLEQEDRLPAADSYLNQALKPEFATYRKRLLNEIDDILSNRDFEPLFAGNALAEVPLVGTIRAANGTEVEISGQIDRLLVEDNRVVIVDYKTNFNPPDRAEEIPLEYRAQLCVYREMLKQIYPDTVISACLLWTAKPELMEIPAHILDETFAGLRPDGTSA, encoded by the coding sequence ATGAGCGGCGTTGACATCCCCCAGCTGACGAAAGAACGGCAGGATCGTGCTTCAAGACCCAGGGCCTCGGCTTGGGTGAGTGCCAATGCTGGTTCTGGAAAGACTTTCGTTCTGTCCCGCCGTGTCGTGCGATTGCTGTTGGACGGCACGGATCCAAGCCGCATTCTTGCGCTGACCTTCACCAAGGCGGCGGCTGCCGAAATGGCGACACGTGTCTTCAAGATCCTTGGTGAGTGGGTGACAGTCGAAGACGAAGCGCTTGCACGTGAACTTGAAGAGATCGAGGGCCGAAAGCCCAGTGCCGCGCGACTGGCGCTTGCACGCAGATTGTTTGCCAAAGCGCTGGAAACGCCGGGCGGTTTGAAAATCCAGACCATTCACGGCTTCTGCGAAGCTTTGCTGCATCAGTTTCCGCTTGAAGCCAATGTCGCCGGGCATTTTGCGGTTTTGGACGATCGGATTGCTGGCGAGTTGATGGCCGAAGCCCGCGCGGTTGTATTGCACAAGGCCGAGATGGAACCGGAAAGTGCGTTTGGGACCGCCCTGAATTCCGTTATTGACCTTATGAGCGACGGCGGCGCTCAGAAAGCTCTGGATGAACTCATTCAGAACCGGGACGCTTTTCGTCGTTGGACGGTTGATGCCGGGGACCTGGAAAGGGCGATCGCGGAACTCGCAGATTTGCTGGAGGTGGATCCTACTTCACGGCTTGATCTTTTTGATCTTCGGTTCCAGAACGAGTGCAGTCTCGATCTGGATAGCTGTCTTAGTTATGCCGAAGCTTTGAGAACCGGTGCAAAGACAGACCAGGCACGCGCTGATGAAATAGCAGCTGCAGCAAGGCTCGAAAATGCGTCCGCCTTTCGTGAAGCGTGGCTGCCTGTTTTCCTGACGGCCAAGTTTGAGCCGCGCAAGTCCCTCGCCACGAAGAAGGTCGCCGCTGAGTTCCCGGAGATGGTTGATGCTCTGGTCGCAGAGCAGGCGAGACTACTGTCGCTTCTGGCAGAGCGTCGCAAGGTGGCGACCTATGTCGGAACCATGTCTCTTTTGCGTCTTGCCGACGCGGTGATCCGCCACTACGAACTTGCAAAAACGGCCAGAGGGTATCTCGATTTCGAAGACCTTGTAGTCAAGACGGCAACGCTTTTGAGGAAGTCGGATGCTGCCCAGTGGGTGCAGTACAAGCTGGACCAGGGCCTTGATCACATTCTGGTCGATGAAGCACAGGATACCAGTCCGCGCCAGTGGGAAGTCGTCCAGGAACTCGCATCGGAGTTTTTTGCAGGCAGCGGCGCTCACGAAAGAACGCGGACGCTCTTTGCCGTCGGTGATGAAAAACAGTCCATCTATTCGTTCCAGGGTGCAGTTCCAGCCTATTTCGATGCCATGCGCCGGTCATTTTCGCAAAAGGCGGCTGCGGCAGAGCAAGAGTTTCATTCGGTTAATTTGCAGCTTTCCTTCCGTTCCACACCGGACGTCCTTGGTGCGGTCGACAAGGTGTTCGACGAGGAGACAGCTTACCGGGGCCTGTCACAGATCGCCGAGGCTCCGAAGCATGAGGCCATTCGAAAGGACCCGGGTATTGTCGATTTGTGGCCGCTGGAGGCGGAAACGGAGATTGCAGAACCCGATGATTGGCGACAGCCGATAGACCACGTCGGTTCCGACAACCCGATGCTGAAGGTTGCCAGGCGAATTGCCGGTGAAATTTCCCGATGGATGCGCGACGGGACCGCAGATCCCGGCGATGTCATGATCTTAGTGCGCAAGCGCGGCCCCTTCGTTGAAGCGCTCAACCGAGAACTGAAGCGATTGGGCATTCCGGCAGCCGGTAGCGATCGGTTGGTGCTGACGGATCATATCGCTGTAAAGGATCTTTCGGCTCTCGGGCGTTTCCTGCTTCTGCCGGAAGACGATCTTTCGCTTGCCGCCGTACTCAAAAGCCCACTCTTTGGTCTTGACGACGAGGACCTTCTGGAAATTGCCCGGAAAAGTGCGGCAGATATTCGTCCCGGCACACTTTGGCAGATGCTCGTCAAACGCTCCGACACATCAGAAAAATGGCAAAATGTGCGAGCCCGCCTGGAGGAGTGGCGCTCAAGGGCGGACTTCGTTCCTCCGTTTGAGTTCTATGCCAGGCTTTTGGGCGCAGACGGTGGGCGTCAGGCCTTTCGTGCGCGGCTTGGGGTCGAGGTTGATGACGTCCTTGACGAGTTCCTGGCCCTGACCGTTGCGTATGAACAGGCTGCGGCGCCCGGTCTGGAAGGGTTTTTGGCCTGGACGGCTGCCGCGCCGACCGAAATCAAGCGTGAGCTGACCAACACCAAGGGCATGGTGCGGATCATGACCGTGCACGGTTCAAAGGGACTGGAAGCCAGGATCGTCATTCTGGTCGACCCGGGCGCCGCACCGGTCAGCGCTATTCACGATCCTGCGTTTTTACCGCGCAAACGCCTTGGCAATGATCTGATGCCTCCTGCTCTGGTCTGGTTGCCTTCGAAAGCGGATCGAACTGTGTGGCATGACGAGGCAATCGAAGATCTCCGACTGGCGCAGGAAGAAGAATATCGGCGCCTCCTTTACGTTGCCCTGACACGCGCAGAAGACAGGCTGATCGTATGCGGCTGGGAGCCCAAACGAGGCGCTCACGAAAATTGCTGGTATTCGCTGGTCAGCAGGGCCCTGAAACCTGATGCACGTGAACTAATTGATGCAACGGGTGAGACAAACGGGTGGCGTTGGCAAAAGAGCAGTGCGGAGCCGACAGCCGATGCTAGAGCCGGACAGGAAGAAGCGGACGAGAATGCTGCGACAAGTGAAGCGCTTCCGGGCTGGCTGACGACACATGTTCGCGCGTTGCCAAAGAAGAAACGGCTTCAGCCATCTCGCGCCTTCGAAGCGATGGAAGAAAAGCAGGGAATTGAAGCGATCCCGGCCTTGGCGCGCCTTCAGGCGGGCCGGCAACCGCAGTCCTGGCCACTTGAGCGGGGGCGGCTTATTCACCGACTGCTGGAGTTGCTGCCAGATCTTGAACAGGAAGACCGGTTACCGGCTGCCGATAGCTACCTCAACCAGGCGCTCAAGCCTGAATTTGCGACGTATCGGAAACGGTTGCTCAACGAGATCGATGACATTCTCTCCAACAGGGATTTCGAACCTCTGTTTGCCGGCAATGCACTCGCTGAAGTTCCCCTCGTCGGAACGATTCGCGCAGCCAATGGAACGGAAGTGGAGATATCCGGACAGATCGACCGATTGCTGGTTGAGGATAACAGGGTCGTGATTGTGGATTACAAAACAAACTTCAATCCGCCGGATCGGGCAGAGGAAATTCCACTTGAATATCGCGCACAGCTTTGTGTTTACAGAGAAATGCTGAAACAGATTTACCCGGACACCGTCATTTCCGCGTGTCTGCTCTGGACGGCAAAACCCGAGTTGATGGAGATTCCGGCCCACATACTCGATGAGACATTTGCAGGTTTGCGTCCTGATGGCACATCCGCTTGA
- a CDS encoding nucleotidyltransferase family protein, protein MTNTRFRPSKAMILAAGLGKRMRPLTATTPKPLIEVNGQALIDHGMDRLSAAGVKTCVVNVHYLADLVEVHVRRRQDMEILISDEREQLLETGGGITKALPLLGDEPFFQLNADTCYWIEGVKPNLEHMIDAWDESRMDALLLVAETVKSVGYGGRGDFDMAKDGALTRRLEKGVTPFAYAGATILHPRLFEGAPEGPFSMNTLFDRAIENGRLFGVQMEGLWLHIGTPEAIHAAEYAVRESAA, encoded by the coding sequence ATGACCAACACACGGTTCCGTCCATCGAAAGCCATGATCCTGGCAGCAGGTCTCGGCAAACGCATGCGCCCTTTGACGGCGACGACGCCGAAACCACTCATTGAAGTGAATGGTCAGGCACTGATCGATCATGGCATGGATCGGCTATCGGCGGCCGGTGTTAAGACCTGCGTCGTCAACGTCCACTATCTGGCTGATCTTGTCGAGGTGCATGTGCGCCGGCGCCAGGATATGGAAATTCTCATTTCCGATGAACGCGAACAGCTTCTGGAAACGGGAGGCGGTATCACGAAAGCCTTGCCGTTGCTCGGTGACGAACCGTTTTTCCAGTTGAACGCCGACACCTGTTACTGGATTGAAGGGGTAAAACCCAATCTGGAACACATGATCGATGCCTGGGATGAATCCCGCATGGATGCACTTCTGCTTGTCGCTGAAACGGTGAAGTCAGTGGGATATGGCGGCCGCGGTGACTTTGACATGGCAAAGGATGGTGCACTGACCCGCCGTCTTGAAAAGGGTGTGACACCCTTTGCCTATGCTGGCGCCACCATTTTGCACCCGCGTCTCTTTGAAGGCGCGCCGGAAGGCCCTTTCTCCATGAATACGCTCTTTGACCGGGCTATTGAAAATGGTCGCCTGTTTGGTGTGCAGATGGAAGGGCTCTGGCTTCATATTGGAACACCGGAAGCCATCCATGCCGCGGAATATGCAGTGCGCGAAAGCGCGGCCTGA
- the tsaE gene encoding tRNA (adenosine(37)-N6)-threonylcarbamoyltransferase complex ATPase subunit type 1 TsaE, with amino-acid sequence MADHQLRSIPDFFLELTIADEADTRRLANDLAVMLRAGDVVCLSGDLGAGKSTLTRALVRSLAKDPELEVPSPTFTLVQTYEFDRFDLSHLDLYRLEDPEELEELGLEDLLETGAALIEWPEKAEELLPEKALWIQITQPDEAEDKRLFRFHAADISWQARTLETHEIRTFLERSSFPDAERRFLAGDASLRTFETVTANDRSAVLMRWPFHQNTLAQGVSDYMSSVHLAQDCRSVLAIGAELRQRGFRAPKVYEAEPDKGLVLAEDLGRETIVKNGAPVSERYFAAVEVLANMHGQTWPRSLPVDGYRTYEVPGYSSDALITEASLFLDWYVPEKTGRAVDVAARVSFENLWRKTLQSIASAQYGWVLRDFHSPNLLWQYDATGTDRIGLIDFQDTVYGPVAYDVASLLLDARTDISQDLESALFDAYVSLRENQSQGFDKVGFSAAYSVMAAQRISKIIGIFVRLARRDGKPAYLSHLPRMLGYLDRVLDRPNLSELKDWYNGFRH; translated from the coding sequence ATGGCAGATCACCAGCTGCGGTCCATACCCGACTTTTTCCTCGAACTGACGATTGCCGACGAAGCTGATACGCGGCGCTTGGCAAATGATCTGGCCGTCATGTTGAGAGCCGGCGATGTTGTCTGCCTCTCGGGAGATCTGGGCGCTGGTAAATCCACCTTAACCCGTGCACTTGTGCGGTCCCTCGCCAAGGACCCTGAGCTGGAAGTACCAAGTCCGACCTTTACGCTCGTTCAGACATACGAGTTCGATCGGTTCGATCTGTCACATCTTGATCTTTACCGCCTTGAGGACCCCGAAGAACTGGAAGAGTTGGGTCTTGAAGATCTTTTGGAAACCGGGGCGGCATTGATTGAGTGGCCGGAGAAGGCAGAGGAGCTGCTGCCCGAAAAGGCCCTTTGGATCCAGATCACGCAGCCCGATGAAGCCGAGGACAAGCGTCTGTTTCGATTTCATGCAGCGGACATATCCTGGCAAGCTCGAACTTTGGAAACGCACGAGATCAGAACCTTTCTGGAACGTTCTTCGTTTCCGGATGCTGAACGGCGGTTTCTGGCCGGTGACGCCTCGCTGCGGACCTTCGAAACGGTTACCGCGAATGACAGGTCGGCCGTGCTGATGCGCTGGCCGTTTCACCAGAACACGCTCGCTCAAGGCGTCTCCGACTATATGTCCAGTGTGCACTTGGCGCAGGATTGCCGCTCGGTTCTGGCGATCGGGGCGGAACTCCGGCAACGTGGATTTCGAGCGCCGAAAGTCTATGAAGCCGAGCCTGACAAGGGGCTTGTTCTGGCCGAAGATCTGGGCCGCGAAACCATCGTCAAGAACGGTGCTCCAGTCTCGGAACGGTATTTCGCCGCCGTTGAAGTGCTGGCAAATATGCATGGTCAAACCTGGCCAAGATCACTTCCAGTTGACGGATACCGAACTTACGAGGTGCCCGGTTATTCGTCGGATGCATTGATAACCGAAGCCTCGCTCTTTCTGGATTGGTATGTGCCTGAAAAAACCGGGCGAGCGGTTGATGTCGCCGCGCGGGTGTCGTTTGAAAACCTGTGGCGCAAGACGTTGCAATCCATAGCCTCTGCGCAATACGGATGGGTTTTACGCGATTTTCATTCACCCAATTTGCTTTGGCAGTACGACGCAACAGGAACCGATCGGATCGGGTTGATCGATTTCCAGGATACGGTCTACGGTCCGGTGGCGTATGATGTTGCATCGCTGTTGCTCGACGCTCGAACGGATATCAGTCAGGATCTGGAATCAGCCCTTTTTGATGCTTATGTCTCTTTAAGGGAAAATCAGTCGCAGGGTTTTGACAAGGTTGGGTTCTCCGCTGCCTATTCGGTGATGGCAGCGCAGCGGATTTCCAAAATCATCGGCATCTTCGTCAGGCTCGCCAGACGGGACGGCAAGCCGGCATATTTGAGCCATTTGCCCCGTATGCTAGGCTATCTCGACCGGGTGCTTGACAGGCCGAATCTGTCGGAACTGAAAGACTGGTACAACGGTTTCCGGCATTGA